From a single Ornithorhynchus anatinus isolate Pmale09 chromosome 4, mOrnAna1.pri.v4, whole genome shotgun sequence genomic region:
- the ENY2 gene encoding transcription and mRNA export factor ENY2: MNKDAQMRATINQKLIETGERERLKELLRAKLIECGWKDQLKAHCKDVIKEKGLEHVTVDDLVTEITPKGRALVPDSVKKELLQRIRTFLAQHASL; encoded by the exons ATGAACAAAGATGCACAGATGAGAGCTACAATCAACCAGAAACTGATAGAAACTGGAGAACGGGAACG CCTTAAGGAGCTGCTGAGAGCAAAATTAATTGAATGTGGCTGGAAGGATCAGTTGAAGGCCCACTGTAAAG ATGTGATCAAAGAAAAAGGACTGGAGCATGTTACTGTCGATGACTTGGTGACAGAAATCACACCAAAAGGCAGAG CCCTGGTACCAGACAGTGTGAAGAAGGAGCTGTTACAGAGAATAAGAACCTTCCTGGCACAGCATGCCAGCCTCTAA